A section of the Capra hircus breed San Clemente chromosome 23, ASM170441v1, whole genome shotgun sequence genome encodes:
- the PPP1R18 gene encoding LOW QUALITY PROTEIN: phostensin (The sequence of the model RefSeq protein was modified relative to this genomic sequence to represent the inferred CDS: inserted 1 base in 1 codon): MATIPDWKLQLLARRRQEEAAVRGRETAERERLSQMPAWKRGLLERRRAKLGLSPGEPSPAPGTTEAGPPNPDESAVLLEAIGPVHQNRFIRQERQQQQQQQQQQQRSEELLTDKRPGPLETRGRRPSPGETRDPSPKGRESREERLSPREAREKRLGIGGARESSPRPLESRDWRQSPGEAGDRSSRLSEVRKWRLSPGETPERSLRLAEPREQSPRRTEVVDSKRSPEESDNQKXGLTDSHKWRPDPKESPGQSLGQLEASEWRPSSGEERKDCSEEWGRKDERPIPRMDPEGTTASSETPTREAPDSRSAGPEGAEERPSPVEDGERGLRPPEGWKWTLNSGKARDWTPRDTEPQPQKPDTPESVEKHVGPLGAEAEKEEAGAQSRPLGALQDRCSTPSPLSPEDAGTGASRRQEEEAGQLRPPAAAPLSPPPPAPPAPQSLGDPLMSRLFYGVKAGPGVGAPRRSGHTFTVNPRRSAPPAAPTTPAAPATADTAVPGAGKKRYPTAEEILVLGGYLRLSRSCLVKGSPERRHKQLKISFSETALETTYQYPSESSVLEELGPEPEVPSAPSPPAAQADDEEEEEELLLLQPELQGGLRTKALIVDESCRR, from the exons ATGGCCACCATCCCAGACTGGAAGCTACAGCTGCTAGCCCGGCGCCGGCAGGAAGAGGCAGCCGTTCGCGGCCGTGAGACGGCAGAGCGGGAGCGGCTGTCGCAGATGCCAGCCTGGAAGCGGGGCCTTCTGGAGCGCCGCCGGGCCAAGCTTGGTCTGTCTCCTGGGGAGCCTAGCCCTGCGCCTGGGACTACGGAGGCTGGACCTCCAAACCCAGACGAGTCTGCTGTCCTCCTGGAGGCCATTGGGCCTGTGCACCAGAACCGATTTATCCGGCAAGagcgccagcagcagcagcagcagcagcagcaacagcagcggaGTGAAGAGCTACTCACGGACAAACGGCCTGGACCTTTGGAGACCCGGGGGCGGAGACCCAGCCCCGGGGAGACACGGGATCCCAGCCCCAAGGGAAGAGAGTCCAGGGAAGAGCGGCTCAGTCCTAGGGAGGCCAGAGAGAAGAGGCTGGGGATAGGGGGCGCTCGAGAGTCGAGCCCCAGGCCTTTGGAGTCTCGGGACTGGAGGCAGAGCCCAGGAGAGGCTGGAGACAGGAGCTCCAGACTGTCAGAGGTGCGGAAATGGAGGCTGAGCCCTGGAGAAACTCCTGAGCGGAGTTTGAGACTGGCAGAGCCCCGAGAACAAAGCCCCAGGAGAACAGAGGTGGTGGACAGTAAACGGAGCCCCGAAGAGTCTGACAACCAGA TGGGCCTGACAGACTCCCATAAATGGAGGCCTGACCCCAAAGAGTCTCCGGGACAGAGTTTGGGACAACTGGAGGCATCAGAGTGGAGGCCGAGttcaggagaagaaagaaaagactgcTCAGAGGAATGGGGGAGAAAAGACGAGAGGCCGATTCCAAGAATGGACCCAGAAGGGACCACAGCGTCGTCAGAGACCCCAACAAGGGAGGCTCCAGACAGTCGCTCTGCAGGACCAGAGGGAGCAGAAGAAAGGCCCAGCCCCGTAGAGGATGGCGAGAGGGGCCTGCGGCCGCCGGAAGGATGGAAATGGACCCTGAACTCTGGGAAGGCCCGAGACTGGACACCCAGGGACACAGAGCCTCAGCCCCAGAAACCAGACACTCCAGAGTCTGTCGAGAAACACGTGGGTCCTTTGGGTGCAGAGGCTGAGAAGGAGGAGGCGGGCGCTCAGAGCAGGCCTCTGGGCGCCCTGCAGGACCGCTGCTCTACGCCCTCCCCCCTCTCCCCAGAGGACGCCGGGACTGGAGCCTCTAGACGGCAGGAAGAGGAAGCAGGGCAACTCCGGCCCCCAGCCGCAGCCCCtctgtctcccccacccccagccccacctgccccCCAGTCCCTTGGGGATCCCCTCATGAGCCGGCTCTTCTACGGGGTGAAGgcagggccaggggtgggggcccCCCGCCGCAGCGGACACACCTTCACAGTCAACCCCCGGCGGTCCGCGCCCCCTGCAGCCCCCACCACTCCAGCCGCCCCAGCCACAGCTGACACGGCGGTCCCTGGGGCTGGGAAGAAGCGGTACCCGACTGCCGAGGAGATCTTGGTTCTGGGGGGCTACCTCCGCCTCAGCCGCAGCTGCCTTGTCAAGGGGTCCCCTGAAAGGCGCCACAAACAG CTCAAGATCTCCTTCAGCGAGACAGCCCTGGAGACCACGTATCAGTATCCCTCGGAGAGTTCGGTGCTAGAAGAGCTGGGCCCAGAGCCTGAGGTCCCCAGCGCCCCCAGTCCGCCAGCGGCCCAAGCCGACgacgaagaggaggaggaggagctgctgTTGCTGCAGCCAGAGCTTCAGGGCGGGCTGCGCACCAAGGCCCTGATAGTGG ATGAGTCTTGCCGGAGGTGA